One genomic window of Desulfovibrio aminophilus DSM 12254 includes the following:
- a CDS encoding sodium:calcium antiporter, whose amino-acid sequence MSKYLPLSLALLLALPGPILRLLEIHPSAPVMALVAGTAILAASFLLLWACDVAQMDIPQSLALAVVAFIAVLPEYAVDMYFTWMAGQHPESSYAHYAIANMTGANRLLIGVAWAAVAGLFWLKTRNRVTLAPERRTEVLFLGLATAYAMLVPLKGSLTWYDGMVLVGLYVWYIRLAGKRPCEECELHGTADLIGSLPKNRRRAATIALFLFAAGVILACAEPFSESLVASGKIFGVDEFLLVQWLAPIASEAPEFIVAIMFVLRGDAATALGSLLSAKLNQWTLLVGMIPWVYAVSSGGLSPIPLDHFQMQEVLLTAAQSLLAVAMLAGLTLGPRAAAVLFVLFVGQLVSPLFLAEAHIGIPPSQAHPFFSALYLASFTVLAFHRRREILELRRGFTI is encoded by the coding sequence ATGTCCAAGTATCTTCCCTTGTCCCTGGCTCTTCTGTTGGCCCTGCCCGGGCCGATCCTGCGTCTGCTGGAGATCCATCCGTCCGCGCCGGTCATGGCCCTGGTCGCGGGCACGGCGATCCTGGCCGCGTCCTTCCTGCTGCTTTGGGCCTGCGACGTGGCCCAGATGGACATCCCCCAGAGCCTGGCCCTGGCCGTGGTGGCCTTCATCGCCGTGCTCCCCGAGTACGCGGTGGACATGTACTTCACCTGGATGGCCGGGCAGCATCCCGAGTCCAGCTACGCCCACTACGCCATCGCCAACATGACCGGGGCCAACCGCCTGCTCATCGGCGTGGCCTGGGCCGCCGTGGCCGGACTCTTCTGGCTCAAGACCCGCAACCGCGTGACCCTGGCCCCGGAACGCCGCACCGAGGTGCTCTTCCTCGGCCTGGCCACGGCCTACGCCATGCTCGTGCCCCTCAAGGGCAGCCTGACCTGGTACGACGGCATGGTCCTCGTGGGCCTCTATGTCTGGTACATCCGCCTGGCGGGCAAGCGGCCCTGCGAGGAGTGCGAACTGCACGGCACCGCCGACCTCATCGGCAGTCTGCCCAAGAACCGCCGCCGCGCCGCCACCATCGCCCTGTTCCTCTTCGCCGCCGGGGTCATCCTGGCCTGCGCCGAGCCCTTCAGCGAAAGCCTCGTGGCCTCGGGCAAGATTTTCGGCGTGGACGAGTTCCTCCTGGTCCAGTGGCTGGCGCCCATCGCCTCCGAGGCCCCGGAGTTCATCGTGGCCATCATGTTCGTGCTGCGCGGCGACGCGGCCACGGCCCTGGGCAGCCTGCTTTCGGCCAAGCTCAACCAGTGGACCCTGCTGGTGGGCATGATCCCCTGGGTCTACGCCGTGAGCAGCGGCGGGCTCTCGCCCATTCCCCTGGACCATTTCCAGATGCAGGAGGTGCTGCTCACCGCGGCCCAGTCGCTTCTGGCCGTGGCCATGCTCGCCGGGCTGACCCTGGGCCCGCGCGCGGCGGCCGTGCTCTTCGTCCTCTTCGTGGGCCAGCTCGTCTCGCCCCTGTTCCTGGCCGAGGCCCACATCGGCATTCCCCCGAGCCAGGCCCATCCGTTCTTCTCCGCCCTCTACCTGGCCTCGTTCACGGTCCTGGCCTTCCACCGCCGCCGTGAAATCCTCGAACTCCGACGGGGCTTCACCATCTAA
- a CDS encoding DMT family transporter: protein MKQILVVLALLAGALMPVQAGINARLRLTLGTPEQAALVSFAVGTLALAAYALILRLPWPPAAEMSQAPWWSWTGGVLGAFFVAVTVMLAPRLGAATMMAWIIAGQLAASIALDHFGLVGYALREASPLRMLGAALLVAGAVLVQRF, encoded by the coding sequence ATGAAGCAGATTCTGGTCGTCCTCGCCCTGCTGGCCGGGGCCCTGATGCCCGTGCAGGCCGGGATCAACGCCCGGCTGCGGCTGACGCTCGGCACGCCGGAGCAGGCCGCCCTGGTCTCCTTCGCGGTGGGCACCCTGGCCCTGGCCGCCTACGCCCTGATCCTGCGTCTGCCCTGGCCCCCGGCCGCCGAGATGTCCCAGGCCCCCTGGTGGTCCTGGACCGGCGGCGTGCTCGGGGCCTTCTTCGTGGCCGTGACGGTCATGCTCGCCCCGCGCCTGGGCGCGGCCACCATGATGGCCTGGATCATCGCCGGGCAGCTGGCGGCCTCCATCGCCCTGGACCACTTCGGCCTCGTGGGCTACGCCCTGCGCGAGGCCAGCCCCCTGCGGATGCTGGGCGCGGCGTTGCTCGTGGCCGGGGCCGTGCTGGTCCAGCGTTTCTAG
- a CDS encoding cytochrome c family protein, with product MSLLAASILFHCQAEAAEQASYVGSKVCSQCHEKEHSRFSKYSKKAHSWKSIAVMRKKLTPQELQGCYDCHTTGHRKPGGFVSIEQTPDLADVGCETCHGPGSVHAASGDPKDIRRTPELADCQTCHNAERVADFRFKPLIAAGAH from the coding sequence ATGTCTCTCCTTGCTGCTTCAATTCTTTTCCATTGCCAGGCAGAAGCCGCCGAACAAGCCTCTTACGTCGGTTCAAAGGTATGCTCCCAGTGTCACGAAAAAGAGCATTCCCGGTTCAGTAAATACTCCAAGAAGGCGCACTCCTGGAAATCCATCGCGGTGATGCGTAAAAAGCTCACCCCGCAGGAGTTGCAGGGCTGCTACGACTGTCATACCACCGGGCACCGCAAACCCGGCGGCTTCGTGAGCATCGAGCAGACCCCCGACCTCGCCGACGTGGGTTGCGAGACCTGCCACGGCCCCGGCTCGGTCCACGCCGCCTCCGGCGATCCCAAGGACATCCGCCGCACGCCCGAGTTGGCCGACTGCCAGACCTGCCACAACGCCGAGCGCGTGGCCGACTTCCGCTTCAAGCCCCTGATCGCCGCCGGCGCGCACTAG
- a CDS encoding PaaI family thioesterase has product MNDPAAYLEAVSRPGQSVNNLFNFLGIEVVGMDDEKTVLRLTPRAETLQGGSVLAGGIMATLLDETMAHAVLRTLKPGQTTATVEMSTRFFNPVTASAVDGPPLVCEAQVVRKGQRIAFAEAEIRDHQGAVVARCSACFVIR; this is encoded by the coding sequence ATGAACGATCCCGCCGCTTACCTGGAAGCCGTGTCCCGGCCGGGCCAGAGCGTGAACAACCTCTTCAACTTCCTGGGCATCGAAGTGGTCGGCATGGACGACGAAAAGACCGTCCTGCGCCTCACGCCCCGGGCCGAGACCCTCCAGGGCGGCAGCGTCCTGGCCGGGGGGATCATGGCCACCCTCCTGGACGAGACCATGGCCCACGCCGTGCTGCGCACCCTCAAGCCGGGCCAGACCACGGCCACCGTGGAGATGAGCACCCGCTTCTTCAACCCGGTCACCGCCTCGGCCGTGGACGGACCGCCCCTCGTCTGCGAGGCCCAGGTGGTCCGCAAAGGCCAACGCATCGCTTTCGCCGAGGCCGAAATCCGCGACCACCAAGGCGCGGTCGTGGCCCGCTGCAGCGCCTGCTTCGTCATCCGCTAG
- a CDS encoding sugar phosphate isomerase/epimerase family protein codes for MEVDGPMLLLSTGCLFQRSLPEIAEIAAQAGFGGLELIINDPLMAPGPGMDAVDAILPVRSLHAPFRGHDRWGGYVESWRAAVALANSLPLAGNVTQHPPGRSEAGAGRWFARAVDLPLLLDARGRVGLSLENLPWPPDASPFGRDPLDELLDACRSRNLWLTLDVCHLGVSGRDPLRALDRVPADLLANVHFSDARGFQEHLLPGQGNLPLHGILTRLAERGYSRYITLEVQPGALPPSSVEAVIRLSELREWMEQSLTAGLREAAS; via the coding sequence ATGGAAGTCGACGGACCCATGCTGCTCCTGTCCACGGGCTGCCTGTTCCAGCGTTCCCTGCCGGAGATCGCTGAAATCGCGGCCCAGGCCGGTTTCGGCGGCCTGGAGCTGATCATCAACGATCCGCTCATGGCCCCGGGGCCGGGCATGGACGCGGTGGACGCCATCCTGCCCGTCCGCAGCCTGCACGCGCCCTTCCGGGGACACGACCGCTGGGGCGGCTACGTGGAGTCCTGGCGCGCGGCCGTGGCCTTGGCCAATTCCCTGCCCCTGGCCGGGAACGTGACCCAGCACCCGCCGGGCAGGTCCGAGGCCGGGGCCGGACGCTGGTTCGCCCGGGCCGTGGACCTGCCGCTGCTGCTGGACGCCCGGGGCCGCGTGGGCCTGTCGCTGGAGAACCTGCCCTGGCCGCCGGACGCCTCGCCGTTCGGCCGCGACCCGTTGGACGAGCTGCTGGACGCCTGCCGTTCGCGCAACCTGTGGCTGACCCTGGACGTCTGCCACCTGGGCGTTTCCGGCCGCGATCCCCTGCGGGCCCTGGACCGCGTGCCCGCCGACCTCCTGGCCAACGTCCACTTCTCCGACGCCAGGGGATTCCAGGAACATCTCCTGCCCGGCCAGGGAAACCTGCCGCTGCATGGGATCCTGACCCGGCTTGCGGAGCGCGGCTACAGTCGTTACATCACCCTGGAAGTCCAGCCCGGCGCCCTGCCCCCCTCCAGCGTGGAGGCCGTGATCCGGCTCTCCGAACTGCGCGAATGGATGGAGCAATCCCTCACCGCCGGGCTACGGGAGGCCGCGTCATGA